The genome window CGCTGAAAAACTTTCGAAATTGCGGAAAATATATTGACGGAATCATCGTTGACCTTTATCCTTACATTCCCGTGAATAATCTAGGTTCAAAAACCATAATGGGAATCCTGCTGGGTGGAGTTTTCGAACTGGTCCTGATCGGCGTCGCCTTTGATTTTGCCGCATCCGGTGGAGAAGCGAGGACATTCACTGTAAGCTCCGCGGCGACACCGGCATATCAGACTTCCATTGCAGGAAATGCCGCGAGAGCCGCTCAGACTCTCCAGGCGTCAAGGGCTGCTGCGGCGGCGGAAGCAGCCCGGCAGGCTCAGGCGGCACAGGAAGCTTCTGCCTCTCAGGCAGCTGCGGCTGATGGCAGCACTACCGCAGACATGAGCGCGGCGGGCTATACCGAAGAGGAGATCCTGGCATATCTGGCTGCCAACGGCTACGGCTTAAGCGGCGGGGGCAGCGGCGACTACTACATCCCCCCATCGACCGGCTTCAGTCCCTGGACCGGAAACAACGGTGAGACCTGGGCGTCAGGGAATGCCAGCTGGTAGCACGTTAGTATAGCGGCGGGATTTGGTTTTTCCACGGGAAAGAGTCTGCGAAGTTTCGGCCGGAATTCTGTTTCAGAAGGAAGAGTCAGCGAAGATCAGGGCGGATTGGTATTTTCCGCTGCAACGGCTGTCGAAGACCTGAAGTGGAAGCGGGAAATACCAATCCGCCCCACCAGCTGTCGAAGATCTGAAGTGGAAGCGGAAAATACCAATCCGCCCCACAGGCCTCCTTACTTAACCACCAGGTTCACAAGCCTTCCCGGCACGACTATCTCCTTGACCACCTGTTTATCCGCGGTATATCTCGCGACCTTCTCACTGGCGTGGGCAGCCTTGAGCAATTCTTCTTTTCCAGCTGACCTCGCTGCCTGCAGACGGTCCCGAACCTTGCCGTTCACCTGCACGACCAGCTCGTAGGTCTCATCCTCGAGAAAACGCTCGTCTGCATTCCGCCATGGCTCGAGCCACAGGCGCCCGTTGCCCAGGCGGTCCCAGAGCTCAGCGCAGACATGAGGCGAGAACGGATCGAGGAGTCTGACCACTGTCTCCGCAACGAAGCGCAGGACGCGCCTGCCGTCATCCGACCTGAATAGCCCGTCCTTGGCCAGGTAGGCATCGTTCACCAGTTCCATGACGGCGCTTATGGCTGTGTTGAAGCGGAAGCGCTCAGATATGTCAGCGCTGACCTTGGCGATCGTCTGGTTGGCCTTCCGCACGAGTTTCAGCGCATCAGCATCGACGCGGCCGAAATCAGAATTAGAGAGCGGCTCGGTCTTCTCGATGATCTCGCTGACCAGCCGCCAGACCCTTCCCAGAAAACGGAATGTGCCGTCGATGCCCTGATCCTGCCACTCCACATCCAGCTCGGGCGGACCAATGAACAGGATATACAGCCGCAGCGCGTCGGCGCCGTACTTCTGGACGTGGTCGTCTGGATTGACCACGTTACCCTTGGACTTGCTCATCTTGGCGCCCTGGTAATAGATCATCCCCTGGGTGAAAAGGTTGTTGAAAGGTTCCTCGAAATCGACCATATCCAGGTCATAGAGGACCTTGGTGAAGAAGCGGGCGTACATCAGGTGCAGGATCGCGTGCTCGACGCCGCCGATATACTGGTCTACCGGCATCCAGAAATTGACGATCGCCGGATCGAATGGTTCGCGGTCGTTCGACGGATCGGTATAACGCAGGAAATACCACGACGAATCGACGAAGGTATCCATGGTATCCGTCTCGCGGGTAGCGGCGCCGCCGCACTGAGGACAGGTCGTGTTGACGAATTCCAGGTTGGTGGCGATCGGCGATTTGCCCTTGGGGGCGTAGTCATCCACCTCGGGCAGCAGCACTGGCAGGTCCTTTTCCGGGACCGGGACGATGCCGCACTTCTCGCAATAGATCATGGGGATGGGAGCGCCCCAGTAGCGCTGGCGGCTCACCAGCCAGTCACGCAGGCGGTAACTGATGGCTCCCTTACCCTTCCCTTCGGTTTCCAGCCAGCCGGTGATCGCCTTGCCGGCCTCGCGGTTGTCGACGCCGTCGAAACGGCCGGAGTTGACCAGCATGCCCTCTTCCTCGAAAGCGGCCGTCATGGTCGGGCCGGCGTCGGCTGTT of Actinomycetota bacterium contains these proteins:
- a CDS encoding leucine--tRNA ligase produces the protein MDKYNPAEIETKWQQVWEEERAFEAPDPETPGSADRSLKSYVLEMLPYPSGSLHMGHVKNYTMGDVIARFRARNGSIIFHPMGYDAFGLPAENAAIKTGLHPAELTRINTENIKKQLHRLGVSIDWSRELATCDPEYYRWTQYFFLKFYERGLAYRKEAAVNWCPSCATVLANEQVVQGGCERCGATVEIRNLAQWFLKITDYAERLLKDFDQLQSWPERVITMQRNWIGRSEGAEVIFGVEDTDIEIPVFTTRPDTLFGATFFLLAPEHELVNELVDGTEYETAVREYCALSRMKSTADRSETEREKTGVFTGHHALNPVNGEKIPIWVSDYVLMEYGTGAIMAVPAHDQRDFEFARKFGIDVRVVVTSPDGAETADAGPTMTAAFEEEGMLVNSGRFDGVDNREAGKAITGWLETEGKGKGAISYRLRDWLVSRQRYWGAPIPMIYCEKCGIVPVPEKDLPVLLPEVDDYAPKGKSPIATNLEFVNTTCPQCGGAATRETDTMDTFVDSSWYFLRYTDPSNDREPFDPAIVNFWMPVDQYIGGVEHAILHLMYARFFTKVLYDLDMVDFEEPFNNLFTQGMIYYQGAKMSKSKGNVVNPDDHVQKYGADALRLYILFIGPPELDVEWQDQGIDGTFRFLGRVWRLVSEIIEKTEPLSNSDFGRVDADALKLVRKANQTIAKVSADISERFRFNTAISAVMELVNDAYLAKDGLFRSDDGRRVLRFVAETVVRLLDPFSPHVCAELWDRLGNGRLWLEPWRNADERFLEDETYELVVQVNGKVRDRLQAARSAGKEELLKAAHASEKVARYTADKQVVKEIVVPGRLVNLVVK